The Helicoverpa armigera isolate CAAS_96S chromosome 5, ASM3070526v1, whole genome shotgun sequence sequence TACTTAACTATGAAAGAACGAACGCAATTGAATTAACAGAAATTGCGATCCTGATGCAGGATTACATTTACATTTCCACATAAGTTGTTTTTCTTCTatttgtacctaaataataataattaatgtacataataaaaactatccgcTTCATTTAAAACACGTGACGtagtagataataaaattatgataaaagtgTAGAATACGGTACTTATCGCTGATCAGTAATTCTACTCCCTTACATTTGCTAGTAACGTAGGCATTTCAGGAGAATCTAACTGTCTATTCTTACTTTCAGTCTCACATTTCGTTCCTATATTTATAgccattataataataaattcaacataGACGAATTCAGGACAGAATTAGTTACAGTTAAGTACGTAAAATTTAATCTATGGGTTTGATATAGAAGGTAAAAGTAGATGATAGTTTAATGACAATggcaatcaaattatttttgtatattttactgGAGAGGAAGAGGAGATCTCTGACGTGTCTCTGCGATTTCAGAGTGTTCGATTCTAATCCGTGATAGTACGGTTCAGTTGCATCCGTCCATCACGTCAGCCAATGAATATATGGTAGTGCTAAAAGCAGTATCTGAATTCAGCTGTAGTTTTCCGTCTCCGATCATCACAGATTTGAATCGGACGTTAACTTTATGCCTAGTGTGAAACCAAACATATCCTTAGTCAGAAATAgtttataattaggtaagtatttcaCATACGGTTGATATGAATTTCCAATGGAACGAATAGGAACATGTCACATTAATGACGATTTTAGACATGGTTTGAATTAACCTAGATTGACtacaaatatttcacaaaaattaatattcatattggATAGACATTGATagtaatattaattagttaagattgtaatatgtaatgtatttaCATGATCTGAAATTTAGTTGGCACATCAATTTTGTTAGCAATTGGCACAGAAtactttatttacaactttttgtAACGCATACGTTCCTACTTAGATAATAGAGCTGACTCTTAACTGACTGACTCTTGACTCTAGACTTTATTGACTGGCACAAAACATGAGCAAGTGTAATGTAATTTTTCACTTTGTTAGGCCGATAAGACATCTTTTATTAAGTGCTATTAAGAATGAGGGTCATTTGAATTCAATCAGTCGCTTCGCTGAAAATGATGCTGAACCCACAGTGTAGCCAGACGTAGGTACGTGGAAcagcattaattaataaatggttGACAGGTAACTAAGGCAAGTCgcttttaaaataacagttttaacgTGTGCCTCACTAACACCTAATTAATTTTCTCGCTCAGTAGGTACCCAGACTACTGGATATTGCAGTACTGCATAGCAAAATAAGTCGTATTTTGAGTAATTCAGTATATCCACACGTTTTGTAACAGACGCTGTTTGTCTTAATATTAAAGCTATCCTACAGGAACTTCGAGTGTCGTGCTTACGTCAGGGCGTCTGTTTGTCGCAACGTGTGCATGACTGTTGCACGCCGCGAGTAGCTGCGTCGAGCTGGTGCAGTTTGAGTTGGCTGCGCTTCACACTCTCGGCGTACCCGGTCTATGATGTCAGCCACCAATTTTTCCTCCCGAGAACGTTTTTCTTCCCAGTCTGCTTGGTTCACTATGTGTTCTGAAACCAGTGAAAAACACATCTTTTTGGTCTGCTTGTCAATCCCAAGACTAAAGGTGGCATTTAGAAACCCTGGCTCACAGTTTACTTGTCATAGCAAAGATCACATTACCTTTGGTTCGATACGACTTTTTAGTTTCTGCCTTCGTTGTGTGTTTTACTACAGATGTCTGATAGTTAGGCACGCTTGACTTCGGTAGCACCAATTCTGGATCAGGTTCCTCCTTCGGCTCCTGTGCAACCGGCTGCGGATGGTCTGTCCCAAGAGGTTCCGCTGGCGTGTTAGTTAAAACTGGACTGGCATCTGATAATAGTTCACTGTGTCTACTTGCTATGTGTCCGATATATcctgaaattatttattcgtttattttattattaaaatgattccAGGGCACTGAGTGTACCtaatgtgtaatgtatgtttaGAAATCGATATGGATTTCAATTTCTTATCTATATTTTGATTTGCTGACTATAGATTTGAGTTTGACAGTAAATATGGTTCTTACCTTTTCTGCTTTTAAAATAGACGAAACATTGTTCGCATTGGAATAGTGGGGCGGGGTTGGTCGGCTGTGCAGCGTGTCGCTTGTACTTGTGTCTGTACCAGTGCGTGCGGCTCTGCAGCACTTCCCCGCACAACTTGCAGATGACACTCCCGTCGGTCCGCAGCATGTACTCCAACAATTCATGCCGCCCTTTCGATCCCTCTTTCCCTTCCTCTTTATTCACTTCTTGTTTAGGAGCATGATCGTGCATCTGCTCGGTCAGAAAATGAACTCCAGTATCCTTGGTCAGTGCGTCATCGATATGGCCGCTAGTCGTAGCTGCGTCAACGTAGTTGGATATGATCGGTTCGGGGTTAGATGAGTCAGACATTACTTCGAGGGTTATTATAGGGATGCTGCCATTCTCGCCATCATAGTCAAATGTGTAGTGGTACTCTGGaagttctaatttcaaaattatttatttttattaatagcccggtcaaaatagacataaaagtagtggtcaaataacaaaaattcccacagagccgatttttggtggagagctagatttgatcattataaataaaatactaaaagtccccatcgatcccatgtgtgcgtcaaaagttattcgaggtcaaatgtcaaaattttaggttttttgattatttttcgaaaacggtaagttttatcaaaaaaagacATCAGACCAAAATCGTAgatctttaaattttctacaaaaatgacATTAACAGTTTTCTCCTAAATCTTACCATTTCTGAGATATAGCGATTCAAAGAGTCACACTATACATGATATGCACATATAAGCCACGTACATGCGAGGGCTGCCTTTAAGTtgtatcgtttgaaataagtacagacaatctaataagttaataccatttattgtttttcaaagaattctctgcgatatttaatgcactttagcacgcattaaacccagttcttgaaacatttattccattctgAAGTGGGGGTAGTCAAATTGGCCGATTTGTATGAGTCAACAGCCTTTTCAGGTGTGCTGAAAAGTTTACCACGAAGactttacttaattttgtgGAATGTAAAACAATCGTTATGCCCACGGATCTATGTCACGGTATGTTACATGTTGGTCTGCGACAATTAACTGCCGCATAGCCTCGATATTATCTTGGGTCATATCGGGTTTGAACTACCTTCAAGTGGCTTGTCTCTAAGGCTAGATTGCCCACTTTTAAATCCTAAATATGAGCGTACTGCAGTCCTAAGGCATGGTTCTGCATCATTAAAcacagaacaattttttttaaagcgctGAAGTCGCGACAATGCGCttttaaagttgtagaaaattatCGCACGCTTATTTTCCTTCGACATTTCCATTTTTATCCAGAAGACTGGGGTTGGAAGGAAGGTACAAATCGGCCAATTTGACTACCCCCACTTTAGAATGGAATCAATGTTTCAAGAACTGGGTTTAATGCGtgctaaagtgcattaaatatcgcagagaattctttgaaaaacaataaatggtattaacttattagattgtctgtacttatttcaaacgatacaACTTAAAGGCAGCCCTCGCATGTACGTGGCTTATATGTGCATATCATGTATAGTGTGACTCTTTG is a genomic window containing:
- the LOC110377462 gene encoding protein tramtrack, beta isoform isoform X1, producing the protein MATQRFCLRWNNHQSNMLSVFDQLLHAETFTDVTLAVDGQLLKAHKMVLSACSPYFQALFVNHQEKHPIVILKDVPYSDMKSLLDFMYRGEVSVDQERLTAFLKVAESLRIKGLTEVNEEKCDIPALTNSLIQQQSNAHTPPPQLHRIHPYMHQKRPASGMPSGGAPPNLLMPLLGNALMQPKRKRGRPRKLSGSSSDALNTAASPPGEFVPEPASHGSSNRPGDQLIRGSPEMLEVKMSMDSFNAEDGATSGGEEAGEALLIDEGDDAQSTEAPMTGKDSESAELPEYHYTFDYDGENGSIPIITLEVMSDSSNPEPIISNYVDAATTSGHIDDALTKDTGVHFLTEQMHDHAPKQEVNKEEGKEGSKGRHELLEYMLRTDGSVICKLCGEVLQSRTHWYRHKYKRHAAQPTNPAPLFQCEQCFVYFKSRKGYIGHIASRHSELLSDASPVLTNTPAEPLGTDHPQPVAQEPKEEPDPELVLPKSSVPNYQTSVVKHTTKAETKKSYRTKEHIVNQADWEEKRSREEKLVADIIDRVRRECEAQPTQTAPARRSYSRRATVMHTLRQTDALT